From Phycodurus eques isolate BA_2022a chromosome 13, UOR_Pequ_1.1, whole genome shotgun sequence, a single genomic window includes:
- the LOC133411605 gene encoding nucleolar protein 9 isoform X1: MLEKTELEKPQKGGHKKRRGQEAGDGGESKRKKAQDGSKAEGDGGKKRLDALSVGYYRRVGERLTEDFEDAEERDMFVENVLSEVKGKASLVAMDRTGSVTLQRLLPLSSPEQVANVMAELGGESGSDFKVVSCDRCGGHVVESAVRQVSRLAAKEDQNDEVLEVQVLSLSQVVRDNSAELIKDVHGSHVVRTLLHVLAGCVGPPRTESRPSAKERNAPPQLTDFEIPTSFWYELKSLTETLMDSVKLSITDSVASAVFQTMLRVCHRKRPKLCKQLVKRIMAYLTSCPAAPGVSPLLVFLKDLASSHLIEAIIQLSPKSLLRDLYKNHLKGHLVNLALHPIANFPVQRLTAASAKSKLFLRLFDELVQGVEAILAAGHMGVIVQLAESCAESEARQGELMQSLLNAFHCAEPGSRHVHCLPLFMSLLTYDVYYHSDTAEGSEQTEAPLSSICYHGSRLVQALARFQERSILLSSLRTLTPADLLTLASHPSGSHVLQALISTSSDKGRGKILKRLEGQYVRMACSRLGSRVLEAIWSSAAVSQRQSIAQELVPSESQLRSDQFARHVWAKFALSHFIHRRAHWQEIQTGESKKRKLFSDILE, from the exons ATGCTGGAAAAGACAGAGCTCGAGAAGCCCCAGAAAGGAGGTCATAAAAAGAGAAGAGGCCAGGAAGCAGGCGATGGAggagagagcaagaggaagaaaGCTCAAGATGGGTCAAAGGCAGAAGGAGATGGTGGGAAAAAACGGCTCGATGCACTGAGTGTTGGTTATTACCGTCGTGTTGGGGAGAGATTGACTGAAGACTTTGAAGATGCTGAGGAGAGAG ATATGTTTGTGGAAAATGTCCTGAGTGAAGTCAAAGGCAAAGCGAGCCTGGTGGCAATGGATCGCACTGGAAGCGTCACTCTGCAGCGCCTGCTCCCACTGTCCAGTCCTGAACAGGTGGCAAATGTAATGGCGGAGCTGGGTGGCGAATCAGGGTCAGACTTTAAGGTCGTCTCCTGTGACCGTTGTGGCGGCCATGTAGTGGAGAGCGCAGTCAGACAGGTGTCCAGGTTGGCAG CAAAAGAAGATCAGAATGATGAAGTTCTGGAAGTCCAGGTATTGTCCTTAAGTCAAGTGGTGAGAGACAACAGCGCAGAGCTCATCAAAGATGTGCACGGCTCTCACGTCGTCCGCACACTTTTGCATGTGCTGGCAGGCTGTGTGGGACCTCCCCGCACTGAGTCACGTCCAa GTGCAAAAGAGCGCAACGCTCCTCCTCAGCTGACTGACTTTGAGATACCTACGTCTTTTTGGTATGAGCTGAAAAGCCTCACGGAGACTTTGATGGACAGTGTTAAAT TAAGCATCACAGACTCGGTTGCCAGTGCAGTATTCCAGACCATGTTGAGAGTGTGTCACAGGAAACGGCCCAAACTTTGCAAGCAGCTCGTCAAGCGCATCATGGCATACTTGACAAGTTGTCCCGCTGCTCCAGGAGTTAG TCCACTTCTGGTTTTCCTCAAGGACCTGGCTTCCAGTCACCTTATTGAGGCCATCATTCAGCTGTCACCCAAATCTCTTCTCCGCGACCTTTacaagaaccatctcaagggtCACTTGGTCAACCTTGCTCTCCATCCAATCGCCAACTTCCCTGTACAGAGGCTGACAGCAGCCTCGGCCAAAAGCAAACTG TTCCTCAGGTTATTCGATGAGTTAGTCCAAGGCGTGGAGGCCATCTTGGCCGCAGGTCACATGGGTGTGATTGTGCAACTGGCCGAAAGCTGTGCAGAAAGTGAAGCACGGCAAGGAGAATTGATGCAGTCTCTACTCAAT GCATTCCACTGCGCAGAGCCTGGCTCCCGACATGTACACTGCCTCCCTCTCTTTATGTCCCTTCTCACCTACGATGTATACTACCACTCTGACACAGCAGAGGGCAGCGAGCAGACAGAG GCCCCCCTGTCCTCCATCTGTTACCACGGCTCCCGGCTGGTGCAGGCACTCGCCAGGTTCCAGGAGCGCTCAATCCTCCTCAGCAGTCTGCGCACACTAACCCCAGCGGATCTCTTGACACTGGCGTCTCACCCCTCTGGCAGCCACGTGCTTCAGGCCCTCATCTCCACATCCAGCGACaagggaaggggcaaaatcctCAAGAGGCTGGAG GGTCAGTATGTTCGAATGGCATGCTCCAGGTTGGGCAGTCGAGTACTGGAGGCCATATGGAGCAGTGCAGCTGTCAGTCAGAGGCAAAGCATTGCACAGGAGCTTG TGCCAAGCGAAAGCCAGCTGAGGTCAGACCAGTTTGCGCGACATGTGTGGGCCAAATTTGCGCTCTCCCACTTCATCCACCGACGAGCCCACTGGCAGGAGATTCAAACCGGCGAGTCCAAGAAACGCAAGCTTTTCAGTGATATTCTTGaatga
- the LOC133411605 gene encoding nucleolar protein 9 isoform X2 produces the protein MFVENVLSEVKGKASLVAMDRTGSVTLQRLLPLSSPEQVANVMAELGGESGSDFKVVSCDRCGGHVVESAVRQVSRLAAKEDQNDEVLEVQVLSLSQVVRDNSAELIKDVHGSHVVRTLLHVLAGCVGPPRTESRPSAKERNAPPQLTDFEIPTSFWYELKSLTETLMDSVKLSITDSVASAVFQTMLRVCHRKRPKLCKQLVKRIMAYLTSCPAAPGVSPLLVFLKDLASSHLIEAIIQLSPKSLLRDLYKNHLKGHLVNLALHPIANFPVQRLTAASAKSKLFLRLFDELVQGVEAILAAGHMGVIVQLAESCAESEARQGELMQSLLNAFHCAEPGSRHVHCLPLFMSLLTYDVYYHSDTAEGSEQTEAPLSSICYHGSRLVQALARFQERSILLSSLRTLTPADLLTLASHPSGSHVLQALISTSSDKGRGKILKRLEGQYVRMACSRLGSRVLEAIWSSAAVSQRQSIAQELVPSESQLRSDQFARHVWAKFALSHFIHRRAHWQEIQTGESKKRKLFSDILE, from the exons ATGTTTGTGGAAAATGTCCTGAGTGAAGTCAAAGGCAAAGCGAGCCTGGTGGCAATGGATCGCACTGGAAGCGTCACTCTGCAGCGCCTGCTCCCACTGTCCAGTCCTGAACAGGTGGCAAATGTAATGGCGGAGCTGGGTGGCGAATCAGGGTCAGACTTTAAGGTCGTCTCCTGTGACCGTTGTGGCGGCCATGTAGTGGAGAGCGCAGTCAGACAGGTGTCCAGGTTGGCAG CAAAAGAAGATCAGAATGATGAAGTTCTGGAAGTCCAGGTATTGTCCTTAAGTCAAGTGGTGAGAGACAACAGCGCAGAGCTCATCAAAGATGTGCACGGCTCTCACGTCGTCCGCACACTTTTGCATGTGCTGGCAGGCTGTGTGGGACCTCCCCGCACTGAGTCACGTCCAa GTGCAAAAGAGCGCAACGCTCCTCCTCAGCTGACTGACTTTGAGATACCTACGTCTTTTTGGTATGAGCTGAAAAGCCTCACGGAGACTTTGATGGACAGTGTTAAAT TAAGCATCACAGACTCGGTTGCCAGTGCAGTATTCCAGACCATGTTGAGAGTGTGTCACAGGAAACGGCCCAAACTTTGCAAGCAGCTCGTCAAGCGCATCATGGCATACTTGACAAGTTGTCCCGCTGCTCCAGGAGTTAG TCCACTTCTGGTTTTCCTCAAGGACCTGGCTTCCAGTCACCTTATTGAGGCCATCATTCAGCTGTCACCCAAATCTCTTCTCCGCGACCTTTacaagaaccatctcaagggtCACTTGGTCAACCTTGCTCTCCATCCAATCGCCAACTTCCCTGTACAGAGGCTGACAGCAGCCTCGGCCAAAAGCAAACTG TTCCTCAGGTTATTCGATGAGTTAGTCCAAGGCGTGGAGGCCATCTTGGCCGCAGGTCACATGGGTGTGATTGTGCAACTGGCCGAAAGCTGTGCAGAAAGTGAAGCACGGCAAGGAGAATTGATGCAGTCTCTACTCAAT GCATTCCACTGCGCAGAGCCTGGCTCCCGACATGTACACTGCCTCCCTCTCTTTATGTCCCTTCTCACCTACGATGTATACTACCACTCTGACACAGCAGAGGGCAGCGAGCAGACAGAG GCCCCCCTGTCCTCCATCTGTTACCACGGCTCCCGGCTGGTGCAGGCACTCGCCAGGTTCCAGGAGCGCTCAATCCTCCTCAGCAGTCTGCGCACACTAACCCCAGCGGATCTCTTGACACTGGCGTCTCACCCCTCTGGCAGCCACGTGCTTCAGGCCCTCATCTCCACATCCAGCGACaagggaaggggcaaaatcctCAAGAGGCTGGAG GGTCAGTATGTTCGAATGGCATGCTCCAGGTTGGGCAGTCGAGTACTGGAGGCCATATGGAGCAGTGCAGCTGTCAGTCAGAGGCAAAGCATTGCACAGGAGCTTG TGCCAAGCGAAAGCCAGCTGAGGTCAGACCAGTTTGCGCGACATGTGTGGGCCAAATTTGCGCTCTCCCACTTCATCCACCGACGAGCCCACTGGCAGGAGATTCAAACCGGCGAGTCCAAGAAACGCAAGCTTTTCAGTGATATTCTTGaatga